From Haloplanus sp. XH21:
TTCGCGTTCTTCAAACGAGCAGTCAGTTCGAACATCCGCGTCCATTACGGTCTTGCTCTCGTAGCGCCTGAGTTAGCAGTCATCTTTTACTCGTGGTCCGGGATTTCCGTCTCGGTAATCGCTCTCAGTATTCTAAGTGTACTCGGCCTTGGACTGGTGTTGCACGAGAGTTGTGGTGACTGGGAACTGCTCTTGTCTTCTCGGACAAATGTACTTCTCGTCTTCACGACGATCATCGTCTTTAGCGTCGTATCATACCGGATCCTCGTTGGTGTTGGTCCCAACGTCAACGTGTACGGCCATTTCATCGGCTTTGTTTCAGGATTCCTGTTTCCCGGATTTCTCTCGTTGGTTTCAGGCCTCCCCGAACAAATGGCCAGGGTTCAAGAGCGACTTCGCGGCATATTTTGATCGTGCTCTGAAGCGGGAGACGCTGGAATCGGTTGACGTCGAGTCAGTCGCGCACCTGCAGAGGGTTATCTTCAAGCCTCTTCGCCCATTTTGTCGGCATGGAGAGATAACTGAGATGGAGTATTTGGATTCGCTGCTGTGTCTGTTCAATGGTCGCGTAAAGCGCCGTAACGGCTCTTACGTAGTTGAAGTACCAGAACAGGAATTGGATGTTGGCGCCGTAGATGAAGGTCAGGCCTACAAAATCGGGGTATTCCCTGCTCCAGCAACCGAAACGGAGGAAGCGGATACGGCCGGTCCAACTACCCAAGAAAGGCCCTCTCGGCAGACGGGAAAGCATCAGCAGTCGCTTGGTGAACCCCCTGTTGAAGACGGTGATATCCGAGAAGTCGAAATCGAAGATGTCGGTGAGAAAGGGGACGGCTTGGCTCGGATTGGCCCAGGATACGTGGTTTTCGTCGAAGAAACACAGCCAGGTGATCACGTGAAAATCAGAGTTACCGAAGCACGAGATAACTTCGCGTTCGCAGAGGTCGTCGATAGGGTATAATGGGTCATACGCTGGCGATGACACGGCTTTCTACAGCCAATTCATCGCTCGACGTATTTCTTGGCAAAACGACCCACCCCAGAAGGATGGGAGTATTATACTTGAGCAAGGCTCTTCTTCGAATGCCATCCGAGATAAACCGGATAAGGAAGAGGGTACACATTAATTTAAATAATTTGTACTTTGTACGACTTTGTCGTGGGGTGCCTGTCTCGGACAGCGGGCCAGTGGTCGGTCACTACCGTTGGGTTTACCCTTCTACTGCTCACACTAGTTCAAATCCTCCCCGATACTGCGGCGCTATTCGTCAACTTCCCTGAAATATTCCTTCCGTTTGTCGTCAGCCTCGGACTTACCGTGGGTGGTATTTGGCTCGCTAAAACACAGACTGCCGGCCGCAGTCTGCAGATTGCCTGGTGGATGGTCGGTAGTAGCGTCGTCGGTATCGCCGTCACTCGTTGGTTTTTGTATATAATCCCGGTTGAACGGATGCCAGCGGACGAATTAGTTGTTCTCACTCTCAACAGTGGTGCGCTCTGTATTGCCGCGGGGGCAATTCTCGGCTACCATGTGACAGCGCTCGAAAAACGAGAACAGCCACCTACTGAGCATACGTCAAGAATAACGGAACTACACGATATCGCAACCGAGATCGTTGATGCAGAAACACAGGAAATAGTCTATCAGCGAGCGGCTGACGGGGCAGCCGAGTTGTTTGCTGCAGATGTGGCACGGGTAGCGGTACCAGAGGGTGAGCGACTGGTCTTGGCCGCCAGTTCGAGCGACAAATCGATAGACGATTGGGGACCTGTATCGACTGTCTTCCGATCCGCCGATCGGAGCTTCCGCTCGAATACCGTAAATCGGGTTGAGGATCCTGTGGCTGTACAGACAGCGACCACATCAACGATAGAAGATGGAGCCTCCAAATCAGAGGCGAATCTCCCGTCACGGACACTGCTGAGCATTCCCCTCGCAGAATACGGTGTCATCCAACTCTTCGCATCTGAACCACGTGCGTTCTCGGAACAAGATGAGGAGGTGGCCGAGCTGTTCGCGACATACGTTATCTCAGCCTTGCAGCAGCTGTCTGCGAAGGCAATCATCCGCCAAGAGCGGGATCACCTCGAAGAGTTCACTAGTGTCCTATCACACGATCTACGCAATCCATTGAACGTCGCTCAAGGCCACCTAGAGTTGGCAGAGACGATGGGGGAGGATGAGCATCTCAGGGCGGTAGAGTCAGCTTTGGAGAGGATGGAACAGCTCATTGAGGAACTGTTGACGTTGGCCCGTGAAGGGGATACTATCAGTGAGATCGAACCAGTAGCGCTCGGTACGATTGCCACTCAAGCATGGGACAACGTGATGACTGACCCGGGGTTACTCAAGATCGATTCGAGTGTACAACTTAAGGCAGATCGCAGCCGTCTCATTCAGGTGTTTGAGAATCTGTACCGGAATGCAATCGAGTGTGCGGGAGAGAATGTGACGATTCGCGTTGGGACGTTCGAGAACGGCTTCTATATCGAAGACTCAGGCCCTGGCATCCCAGAAGACAGGCGTTCAGATATATTCGAAATTGGATACACGACTTGCGAAGACGGCACAGGATTCGGACTTGCAATTGCCAAACGTATCATCGAAGCCCACGGGTGGGAGATTGACGTGACAACCGGAACAGACGGCGGTGCACGCTTCGAAATTTCCGGACTATAGGATCCGTATCGTCCGTAGAAGAATGAGACCGCGGCTCTTTTTCTGATTCCACAAATATCATGTACTGCGAATAGCATCCCTTTGACCGATGTCGTCAGCTGACTCGCTGTATACCAAAATTGGCGGCCGTGAGGCCGTCGAAGCAGTCGTGTCGGACTTCTATGACCGTGTCTTCGAGGATCCGAATCTCAAACCGTATTTCGAGGGGACCGACAAAGATGCACTGTACGCCCACCAGGTGCAATTCATCAGTGCTGTTACGGGTGGTCCCGTGTCATACGATGGGGATGATATGCAGCAAGCACACGAAGGGATGGGAATCACAGAGGAAGACTTCGACCGCGTCGCGACTTATCTCGCAGAGGCGCTCGAAGCGAACGGAGTCGCCGAAGACAACGCTGAGGCCATCTTGGGGCAGGTAGCAAGCCTCAAACCAGAAGTCGTCGAACAGTAGTTGAGGATGCCCTGAAGCCGCAGTTCGGCAGGACCGAACTCAAGCCTCGGTCGACTCGACGACGATTTCAGAACACCGATAGCTCAATCCGAAAATTTTCTCCACCTCTCCGTCGAACCGAACAGGGAACGTTTCAGCTGTTGTGTCCCCATGGATCGTTTGGACAGTAACCTCGACTGGGGTCCGTCCTGGGCAGGACAGCGAATCGGCCTCACTGGAGGTCTTTCGGAATGCGAACGGCATCGCACCGCTCTGTACATCGACTGTGTCAAGGGGAACCAGTGGAGTCGAGTCTACTCCCGTGGTCTCTTCAGGTGGATCGGTGGGGTTAGGGACGTTCGAAAAGCCGAGATACGTCAATAGCGTTGGACCTGTTCCAACGTTTTCGATGGTTGCAACGGGATTGAACTCAGAATCGTCCGGAAGGTACAAATCAGCGATCTTGACGTCCGGAGCGAGCGACAGCTTTCGCTCGCCGACCCGTTGCCCGTCGTTTTTGACGACCAGTGTCTGTTCTCCCGGTTGATAGTACTCTGGCGACGATGAGTAGCCTGTTTCGACAAGCGGTAACGACTGTTCGGTCCCTGGCCTGACTCGTTGTCTGACGAACGTAGACCCATCTGGTGAGTGCAGTTCGAGTGCGTCAGCCTCGACGCCATCAGTTAGTGTCACAGTGAGCGCTGCGCCGTCGACGGCAACCCCGTCGAATGGGTCCTCGCTTTGAGCGACGGTACTACAGCCAGCGAGCGCGCTGCCAGCCCCTGCGATAGCCAGTCCCACAAACTCCCGGCGCGTCCGTCGCTTCGATGTTCCAGCTTGATCATGTGGCATGTGAGCGTGTAAACAGGCCACGGCATATCGACAGCTTGTAGCCGTGTACCCGCGTAAGTAGCCAAACGTTTATTCACCACGGCTGTTAAATCTAACTGAATATGAGAGGGTTTGACAGCCACATGTCTCGGCGGTCATTTGGGAAAATTGCCGTCTCGATTGGGGGGGCTACTGCCTTGGCAGCGTGTACCGAGCGAACCGAGAATGCAGAGGCGCCACCCGGTGGAAGTTCCGAACCGTGGACACTCCCCAGTCGGCAGCACGCCTGGAACGAATCCTTGAACGGGGGCAACTTGCCGCGTCACCACGTCCTGCTGTTTCTAAACTACACCGGCCAACAGCCGACATCTGACGAGCGCGAAACGATCGAAGGAGCTCTCAAGACGCTTGAACGAGCCTATGAATGGAGTAATGACGGACTATTATTCACCCTCGGCTACTCACCTGCCTACTTCGACCGGTTTGACGACATAACGTTACCGTCCACGGTTCGGTTACCTGAACCAGAGGCACTCACACCGTTCGAATCACCGACGCTCGATCAACAGGATGTGGTTCTCCATTTGGCTAGTGACCGACCGGATGTAGTGCTTCGCGCCGAACAGGCACTATTCGGAGACGTCGAGGAACTCAACGGTGTTCAGATGGAAACGAGAATGTCGGATGTCTTCGACCTCGCTGATAGGCGAACAGGGTTCATCGGAGAAGGTCTGCCAGCGGAGAAACAACAGGATGTGGAGTCGTTATCGGATTCCCCTGTGCCGGATGAAGCCCCTGAATTCATGGGCTTCAAAACGCCGTTTCGGGGCAACCAACCAAGCG
This genomic window contains:
- a CDS encoding TRAM domain-containing protein produces the protein MARIGPGYVVFVEETQPGDHVKIRVTEARDNFAFAEVVDRV
- a CDS encoding GAF domain-containing sensor histidine kinase, whose product is MYDFVVGCLSRTAGQWSVTTVGFTLLLLTLVQILPDTAALFVNFPEIFLPFVVSLGLTVGGIWLAKTQTAGRSLQIAWWMVGSSVVGIAVTRWFLYIIPVERMPADELVVLTLNSGALCIAAGAILGYHVTALEKREQPPTEHTSRITELHDIATEIVDAETQEIVYQRAADGAAELFAADVARVAVPEGERLVLAASSSDKSIDDWGPVSTVFRSADRSFRSNTVNRVEDPVAVQTATTSTIEDGASKSEANLPSRTLLSIPLAEYGVIQLFASEPRAFSEQDEEVAELFATYVISALQQLSAKAIIRQERDHLEEFTSVLSHDLRNPLNVAQGHLELAETMGEDEHLRAVESALERMEQLIEELLTLAREGDTISEIEPVALGTIATQAWDNVMTDPGLLKIDSSVQLKADRSRLIQVFENLYRNAIECAGENVTIRVGTFENGFYIEDSGPGIPEDRRSDIFEIGYTTCEDGTGFGLAIAKRIIEAHGWEIDVTTGTDGGARFEISGL
- a CDS encoding group I truncated hemoglobin, yielding MSSADSLYTKIGGREAVEAVVSDFYDRVFEDPNLKPYFEGTDKDALYAHQVQFISAVTGGPVSYDGDDMQQAHEGMGITEEDFDRVATYLAEALEANGVAEDNAEAILGQVASLKPEVVEQ
- a CDS encoding DUF7405 family protein, translating into MRGFDSHMSRRSFGKIAVSIGGATALAACTERTENAEAPPGGSSEPWTLPSRQHAWNESLNGGNLPRHHVLLFLNYTGQQPTSDERETIEGALKTLERAYEWSNDGLLFTLGYSPAYFDRFDDITLPSTVRLPEPEALTPFESPTLDQQDVVLHLASDRPDVVLRAEQALFGDVEELNGVQMETRMSDVFDLADRRTGFIGEGLPAEKQQDVESLSDSPVPDEAPEFMGFKTPFRGNQPSEDDVTIQDGPFAGSTTQHIEYLDIDLDRWYKQPREKRVGLMFSPEHASEEQVGEIGEQLGEFNGVTEEIAESLEASAEDAGYVGHAQKAARGRNGGTPTILRRDFDTIDDGSAGLHFVSLQSKISDYTYTRKKIAGVNLDHPSGREIDLAEIDGIDTRTNNGILNYITTIRRGNFLIPRRELRALPTPRPE